A window of Papilio machaon chromosome W, ilPapMach1.1, whole genome shotgun sequence genomic DNA:
TTTTTCCCAATATACACATAAGAGCCAACAACTGCTGCATTTACAACTGTATTTTCACCAACAAATACATGGTCACCCATTTGAAGTGGCAAGAATGCCActctgtaataaaaaacaatttaacttaaattaccATGGGAAAAAACAGttgacaattaataaaaataaataaacctctttaactttatgtatataaaacttaggaagaatataattcaaataaacttataaactCACCggcaaaaacattattacatcAACAACAATATCAGTTGTATGAGAATTTGAGAAACAAACTTAAACTTGTAAATGGCCATATatgcacaaaattatttacccTTTGCTAAATTTCTTGAATGGAGGACGTATGACAGATCCTTTACTTATAATGCAAAACCTGCCAATTTTAACATTCGCCAGATCTCCTCTTATAATGGCATCACTTTGTATAATAACTTTCCCGTGTAAAACGATGTTCTGAGATCCGCAGAGAACTGTTTGCCGACTAACTTTATTCCCAGATGcctaaaaaacaataagacCAACCTTTATGAAGCgatttgaattgaaattataaaacttaatagatATCTGCTAACAGTTTCAACGTATTCCGATTTGTTGTAATAAGTATCTTGGAGCTCCATTACTGATATTAGATATAaaggatttatttattaaaacttttaaacggTACGCCCAAATAttgcattaataatttttcatttgatttgatttgtcaatgtcaatgtGACAATGACAATCGCTGGCAATGGTTGAAATATTATGCCCAAAAACTATTGCACAGAAAGATTTGAAAGCTaagagaaaattaatttcttaataaaaattttcttgACAAatcctatttaaatattattattaagatgtATAATCACTGTAAGCTTCGTTGTGATTAAAATTCCAGATAAGCTGTAAGCCGAAAACACATTTTACTTTGTCCaaatcaagttttaaaaatgtaactttaaaagCGGGAATTGAAACCggtatttcaacattttatacattttgaaattgatAAAAGTTGCTTATTACATtgtgtttatatataatattgttcaattaatatttgtgtattattcaatattttgttgaattttattataattcaatcAATGGATCGATACGTGATCAGGGAACCCAGGTTTGGTAAATTttatgatgttatttttaaacattcatatCGTGGAAAGTTACAAACATCTTGCTAAACAGTTAGTAGTacataacagttttttttttcgatagcattattaaaaatcatctTAAAACTTTTCAGGGAATCCACAGCCTAATCAAATTATTGCGTTGCCATCAACAAGTATGGATGGCAATAACACAGCTCTGTAAGTTATCtgaattattttcttacattattatgtatttaacatGACGTGTTGAAGTGTTAGAGGCATGCTACCATATAGTTGTCTTTAATTTTTGGGTCAattgctattttaattattaatctaaGTGAAggttctttaaataaattaacttgggttatttatatttcatctaACAAATTACTAAATTTTGGTTCTCTTGTTACAACATTAAAAGTTGTCTGAAACTTTCAGAGGCGAAAACCCATACTACGGCACTTATGAGCCGGTTTTCCCAAACGcacaacaaataaataatccgAATATTGTAAGTAATATTTCTCGTTTTACGTATGATTTCTTTTGAACATTTAATCAGTCACGTTGTTTgggttatttacaaaaaataggACAGGTtctaattctaatatttttttttacatttagatattattttgagtgatatatttcaaattactaATTGTTTTATCTGGAAATGCGTGGGGAACGCTTTTATCCCTCTTAtcaggaatataaaaattttgaaaatgaacgccatcttaattttattttagtattgtttAGTTGTGCGTATTTATAAGCcttgttttattaatggaaTAGCTCACAATTCTAtttgaacaaatttttattctaattattctgaaattaaaaatatggaaTTCATACGAAATACTCGAGTCGTAGCTCTTGGACAAAAAGAtccaaaaaaacttaattgccTTGTTTTAAACTCACCAGggcttctttttttaaattctttttccaTCTCAGCAAAGCCTCGAAAATTcctaacattttaattaaggttACTTCAACGTCAAAGGGACGTTGAGTTTGTGGCTGAAGCTGAGGTATTGTTTTAAGAACAAGGGATTAACTTTGTTGTTTGCTtaatcattttgttttgtatatttttaaatatttttttctttcatataatatattccTTCGTAGATAATCCAAAATCCTGGACAAATTCACTCTGGAATCGATCCTCAGTATTTAGCATCGTATCGTGGAAGTAGCAATTTTTTAGCAGGTAccattttatagtaatttagaAAGAAATGATCAATGTACAAACAACGATAAATCATGAATTAGAATTGGCCAGTTTCAAAACAATTTGCCCGcgtgatattaattaaatttgttctgaaaaatctatttttgagacctttgtattcaaaataaaatgacgaatttcatgattaaatttggcattagtcttttctttcttttttttactttcttaatATCCAAGAAAGCTCTTGatgattaataatatataagttaaaCATGAATAtcagaaataatatttcataactgAGACTAGTAGTAATACGTAAACAATATACATGTCTAAGtcatgataaataaaacaaaataactagcatatttttattcgcTACTGAAAAGGACAACAGCAAAACCAGGGTCAACATTTAATCCCAATGCGAAGAGATATTCATGAGCCGCAGTACATTCAAGGTCAACAAAACAATCCAGATCAACAACAAATTCATGGGCAATTGTACGTGCATGGACAACAACAAATTCATGGGCAACAGTACTTGCATGGACAACAACAAATTCCTGGGCAACAATACTTGCATGGACAACAACAAATTCATGGGCAACCGTACATGCGTATGCAACAACAAATTCATGGGCAACAGTACTTGCATGGACAACAACAAATTCCTGGGCAACAGTACTTGCATGGACAACAACAAATTCATGGGCAACCGTACATGCGTATGCAACAACAAATTCATGGGCAACAGTACTTGCATGGACAACAACAAATTCCTGGGCAACAGTACTTGCATGGACAACAACAAATTCATGGGCAACCGTACATGCCTATGCAACAACAAATTCATGGGCAACAGTACTTGCATGGACAACAACAAATTCCTGGGCAACAGTACTTGCATGGACAACAACAAATTCATGGGCAACAGTACTTGCATGGACAACAACAAATTCCTGGGCAACAGTACTTGCATGGACAACAACAAATTCATGGGCAACCGTACATGCGTATGCAACAACAAATTCATGGGCAACAGTACTTGCATGGACAACAACAAATTCCTGGGAAACAGTACTTGCATGGACAACAACAAATTCCTGGGCAACAGTACTTGCATGGACAACAACAAATTCCTGGGCAACAGTACTTGCATGGACAACAACAAATTCATGGGCAACAGTACTTGCATGGACAACAACAAATTCCTGGGCAACAATACTTGCATGGACAACAACAAATTCATGGGCAACCGTACATGCGTATGCAACAACAAATTCATGGGCAACCGTACATGCGTATGCAACAACAAATTCATGGGCAACAGTACTTGCATGGACAACAACAAATTCCTGGGCAACAGTACTTGCATGGACAACAACAAATTCATGGGCAACCGTACATGCCTATGCAACAACAAATTCATGGGCAACAGTACTTGCATGGACAACAACAAATTCCTGGGCAACAGTACTTGCATGGACAACAACAAATTCATGGGCAACAGTACTTGCATGGACAACAACAAATTCCTGGGCAACAGTACTTGCATGGACAACAACAAATTCATGGGCAACCGTACATGCGTATGCAACAACAAATTCATGGGCAACAGTACTTGCATGGACAACAACAAATTCCTGGGCAACAGTACTTGCATGGACAACAACAAATTCATGGGCAACAGTACTTGCATGGACAACAACAAATTCATGGGCAACAGTACTTGCATGGACAACAACAAATTCCTGGGCAACAGTACTTGCATGGACAACAACAAATTCCTGGGCAACAGTACTTGCATGGACAACAACAAATTCCTGGGCAACAGTACTTGCATGGACAACAACAAATTCATGGGCAACAGTACTTGCATGGACAACAACAAATTCCTGGGAAACAGTACTTGCATGGACAACAACAAATTCCTGGGCAACAGTACTTGCATGGACAACAACAAATTCCTGGGCAACAGTACTTGCATGGACAACAACAAATTCATGGGCAACAGTACTTGCATGGACAACAACAAATTCCTGGGAAACAGTACTTGCATGGACAACAACAAATTCATGGCCAACCGTACATGCGTATGCAACAACAAATTCATGGGCAACAGTACTTGCATGGACAACAACAAATTCATGGGCAACAGTACTTGCATGGACAACAACAAATTCCTGGGCAACAGTACTTGCATGGACAACAACAAATTCCTGGGCAACAGTACTTGCATGGACAACAACAAGTTCATGGGCAACCGTACATGCGTATGCAACAACAAATTCATGGGCAACAGTACATTCAACCTCAAGAAAATATTCAACCGCAAGCTTTTCAAGGTCAACAACGCTATCAAGCTGATCCAAATCTCCAGAATATTGTCCAAGAAACAACAGAGGCATTATTTTCCACTAAatacttgaataaaaattttactggTGCTGTCAAAACTACGAAGAAGTATGTCAATGAGCCGCGTTCAACTGCAAAAggtatttaagtattttatttcaatagatCTTTTACCAACTTTGGCGGCTTCATACCTAAATGTCTTGGCGTTATAGATAGTCTAAGAATTTCAccttaagaataaaattataagcttcttgattattattttcttttatattcccTTTCGTaactatttctttttcttttgattCTAACCAGACTCTTTCTATTTCTATGAACTAGTAATAATGACGTATTTCAGGAAAATCTCAAACGCAAGCTTATCAATCAAAACAGTTAAATTTTTCTGGTCATGCCTCAACTTCTACGACAAACGAAGAATCTAGTTTGCAAAACGTAGTTATGCCATTAAAAGGTAATCATAAAACTTcgtatactttaataaaaaataaaccgaTAATACTTacaaagtttagttttttGGGATCTATTCATTGGGagcttaatgtaaaataaatattttttatagtttgtttaatatttcatcacTTTAGTATAGCAAATTACATATGCCAgatattgtttcatttttagaaGTAAGGAGCAAGCCAATGGAGATTATTGTAGCGGAGAATGAAGCACAAAATTTGCGAAAAATGCGTTTAGATAAGCTTCAAGTATGTTCCTTATCcttgaactttaaaaaaaaatctttttcctTTAACCACAATCAGctagaaattttaatgattctAAGATGTTTCCAAGAagcataattataaaacatttgtatatttttaataccaacTACTAATTTAAACGTTGGATTTAGAAAATACTTGTGGTTTTTGGTTTAATATTACCCGCAAGTTGTGGTTTTAATTGACAAACATTGATGTCACCTTCTTATAACCTAGACTTACGTCGTGTGACCCCTGTCTTGTAATTCGTTAATACAAAATCTAGAACTAAACAAACATTGACATTTTTCCTTTGTTCTATAACGCTTTTAACAAATaagaaaagttataaaaataatactaacaaatgttatatttagcAATGGGAAGCCTTTCATATTCTTTCATTTGTACAGCCTTtgatctaaaatataatatacgcGTGTTAGATTTGTTTACAATGAACAATTTGTTCAGGCGTTAAATAAAAGCGGACCGCGAGCATTTTCCGGACCCGTGGAGAAAGTGCTCAAATGGCACAAGGTCCTAAAGGAAATAGGCGTTTTGGTACTTTACGAAATTGTTGGTGAGTTATACACTCGTGactataattttgtacacagttttattttcaatgcaCTTCAAGGAAATTGTTGTgtgtaatttaatgtattctttgtgttatttctgtatatttttagCGAAATGCTTAAGCGTGAGAAAGGGCAAACCTTGTGAGAAGATTTTAGTGATAAAAGATGAAAATGGACCGACGATGGAAGTTGTGTACTACGagattgattttcttttacctCAATTGATATTACCCTGTACTGTTAGGTAAGTGTTTGCTAATATTGGATGTAACGAAAAGCTTTTCTTATAGATATTTTCTCTGTTAAGACTTAGACATACCTTCGGCACTTGTTGCATACGTTACTTAatgtacaagtttttttttacaatttctgaatcaaatttaaaaaaaaatcaaaaaaaaaaagaagtacaaaaatttttttataattttatacttgagtataatactagctgtcgaccgcaaCTCCATCTgagcggaatttaaaaaaaaaaaactttataagtaatctatgtgttcttccagactatgatctacacgtgtgccaaatttcatcaagatccgtccagctgttcaggagataccatcaaacaatcattcattcattcattcattcatctaaactttcgtatttacaatattagaaagattttagaattatgtttatatttatgtttcgtagtttgtatatttatcaaatttaaccTTCTATAGGTATAAGGTTTAATTGCTTTTGACAACTTTCGCAGTTTTTCCTTCGTGTCAATAGTAATTAAGCCTTTTAATCGACAATTTAGATGAATTATGTGTGGCCTACACTTAAATGAATGCACGTTGCACAGAGTGGTAGGTCGCATGTTGTTGGGCACGTGTCGCCTGCAGGCGATCAGTGTTCGCGCTGCGACCGGCGACGACATCACCACGCTACCGCGTCGTGCCGCCAtcgtatatataaatatatgatatgTACTTGTATACCTATTTATGGGACCTGGATCTAGTTTTGGTACGTCGAGTAGAAGAGTAACAATGTTACCGATGTGGCAAATCGAAATGCACATACTATAGTCAGTCAGTCAAAATTGTTAactgatttttattgtttaaatttacgttaaaaattgacaaataatattgtagcTAGTATCCAATTGTAACTTTCTAAATTATCATTACGGTAAAATACttgaattgtataatttttgagaattaaataattaaacgttTTCGTAATTGATTTAAGCGATATTTGCTCC
This region includes:
- the LOC123723288 gene encoding dynactin subunit 5-like, with protein sequence MELQDTYYNKSEYVETASGNKVSRQTVLCGSQNIVLHGKVIIQSDAIIRGDLANVKIGRFCIISKGSVIRPPFKKFSKGVAFLPLQMGDHVFVGENTVVNAAVVGSYVYIGKNVVIGRRCVLKDCCMIEDNSVLPGETVVPSFARYSGSPARHITTLPEAVPDLMTEFTKSYYQHFVSITATG